Below is a genomic region from Pseudomonadota bacterium.
TGGCGATAATGGTGATTTGAATAAGAGACTTTGAAAAGTAGTTAACTTGCATTTTATTAGGCGAATAATGAAGTACTTCAAGTATTAAATCAGCTAAACTTACATAATATTTTTCTGCTTAACTTAAGTTGTGGGCTCACGATGGCTCTCGGAGATTATAATACCCCAAAATAATTACTTTTTAGCGTATTACTATTAAATTTCTCAATACTCTGAATGAAAACTGAGATGCATATCAGCTCGGATCCTTCTTTATGGGTCACTAAGTGTTCAAAGTTGCTAAGGCCTGGATCAAAAGTGTTAGATTTGGCGTGTGGGTCAGGTCGGCACGCCCGTTACCTAGCCGATAGAGGACATTCTGTTACGGCCGTGGATAAAGATGCCGAATCGTTGGCGCAATGCGCAACGTTTAGTGGTATCCATGTGATCGAATTTGATTTGGAAATCGGGGTTTGGCCGTTTCTAGAGGATAAGTTTGATGGAATTATCGTGACAAATTATTTACATCGACCAATCATGCCTCATATTGTCAATGGGCTATCTGATTTGGGAGTCTTGATTTACGAGACTTTCATGGTTGGGAATGAACGTTTTGGTCGACCTAGCAATTCAGAATTTTTGTTGCGAGCCAATGAGTTGATTGATGTGGTTCGAGAAAAGCTGCAGGTAGTTATGTATGAGGCAGGTCCGGTTAGTCTACCTAAGCCTGCTTATATCCAAAGAATTTGTGCGGTTTCTCGCGATTATGAATTTGCTGAAAAACGTCTGCCTGACGATTGATTCAGGTAGAATTGTCCACCTAACTTAGGTACTAATTTTCTTTCAATTTGGAGGTGGCGATGTTGGTCGGAAGCCTTGTTGCTATTGTGACCCCAATGTATGAGGACGGCAGCCTGGACTACGTGTCTTTTGGGCGTTTGATTGATTGGCATATCGATTGCGGAACCCGTGGGATCGTAGTGGTTGGCACGACGGGAGAGTCGCCAACAGTGGCCATCGATGAGCATACAGCATTAATCGAGTATGCAGTGAAGCACGTAGCTGGTCGGGTTCCCGTGGTCGCTGGCACAGGTGCTAATTCGACGGCTGAGGCTATTGAGCTATCAGTCCACGCTCAAAAGGTTGGAGCCGATATGAGTTTATCGGTCGTTCCTTACTACAACAAACCTACTCAAGAGGGCTTATATAGGCATTTCCGTAAAATTGCTGAATCGGTTGATATACCTCTAATCTTATACAACGTGCCGTCAAGAACAATCGCGGATCTTCAAAACGATACGGTGTGCAGGCTTGCCGAAGTGGATAATGTTATAGGAATCAAAGATGCCACCGCAGACATGGCTAGAGGCCTAGATTTGATTAACAGGACTCCTAAGGATTTTGTTGTTTATAGTGGAGACGACGCGACGTTCATGGCTCTGATGATGCTTGGTTCTCAAGGGGTGATTTCAGTCACTGCTAATGTGGTTCCTAAGGAGATCCAGTTGGTCTGTGATGCGATTTTAGCAGGAGATTATCAGAAAGCCCGATCCGTAAATGATCAATTGTCGCTTTTAAATACTAATTTATTTGTGGAAGCAAATCCGATCCCGGTCAAATGGGCGCTCCAAAGGATGGGTAAAATCCGTGATGGTATTAGACTTCCTCTAACGAATTTGGATGACAAGTTTCACCAAACAGTGCTCGAGTCATTGAGTCATGCGGGCATTGAGCTTTAAAGCATAAACTATATCAATTTTTTTAAAAAATGGCGAAAAGTCACATTATGAATTTCCATTACTTACAGAAGTTACTATTATATTTTCTTATCGGCATTTTACTTGTTGCTTGCGATACTATTTCCGAAAAGAGGAATGTAGACTATAAGTCTGCAGGGGTAGGTTCTCGAACGCAATCACTAGCCATTCCGCCGGAACTTGGTTCGATTACACAGACTGACCGCTATGCTATCCCTGGTGATGAAGAGACAACATTCTCGAAATACGCTCAGAAGAAAGGTTTAGATGGTGTGGTTGCGACAACGACACTTTTGCCGACTGTGCCCGATATTCGTATTGGCAGAGAGGGTACGTATCGATGGTTAATCGTCGACCGACCGGTGGAGGAAATATGGCCCGTCATTATGGAATTTTGGATGATGAAAGGATTTTTGATCTCAGATCAGTCGCCGGTCACAGGTATTATTGAAACAGATTGGGCTCAGGAAAACTCTAAGACAGTCTTAACCGGATTGCAGGCGTTCTTAAAAAACATCTTCTCTAGTGCCTATTCTCCTCCGGAGAGGGATAAGTTTTGGACTCGAATTGAGCGGATTAGTGAAGGCGAGGCAGAGATCTACGTTAGCCATCAAGGAATGAAAAAGCTCACGATGGTGAATAGCCAGACGGTTTTTAGTGGATGGGAGGAGACTCCCAGAGACCCCAATGCCGAGGCTAAGATGCTGTATGAGTTAATGCTGTATCTTGGTCTTCCAGAGCAGACAGTCGTGGCTAGCGGAATCTCAAATGAGGCAAAGCCCATAGCTACTCTAGTTTCTATAGATAACGAAAGCGGTGGATATGCCCTCCTGGTTTCTGGCCCTGTTCAAAGAGTGTGGGGCCGAATTGGTATCGTTCTATTGACGCTGGGCGCGTCTTTAGAAAAACGTGATGAGGCTAGAGGCTTATATTTTATTAGGTATCAGGATCCAGATGGGCAAGTAGTGAAAAAAGGCTTTGAGCGGCTTAAGTTTTGGAAAGACAAGAAAATTGTTGAGCCTATGGTGTATCAAATTAAGGTAAGTGGTGACGATGAGAACAGCGCGGTCACGATTCAGGACGAGAACGGTCAGGCGGTGCATAACGAAACAGAAAAACGTATTTTGCTGGTTTTGCAAGAAAGGCTGGGATAGGAATACTTGCGTGTCTTTTAAGTTTGCATCGCTTGGGAGTGGTAGCCGAGGTAACGGACTCTTAGTTTCTTCTGGTGAGGCGCAAGTATTAGTCGATTGCGGATTTTCTATTCTTGAGACGGAGAGACGTTTAGGACGGCTTGATGTTGATGCTGCGCAGATTGATGCTGTGCTTGTGACTCATGAGCATGACGATCATGTCGGTGGTGTAGCTGGTTTTGCGAAGAAGTATTCGCTGCCGGTTCACTGCACGCCGGGCACGTTTTTAGCCAGTTCTAAATTAAGCAATTTAAATTCTGTTGAACCAATTAAGGGATATGCCTCTTTTAAAATTAAAAATCTTTTGATTGAGCCATATCCTGTCCCTCATGATGCTCGTGAGCCAAGTCAGTTTACGATCACCTGTGGGAATAAGAAGCTGGGGATACTCACCGACTGTGGTTCGATAACGCCTCATATGGAGCGGCAGTTGACAGGTTGCTCTGCGTTATTTATTGAGTTCAATCATGACGCAGAGATGCTAAAGCGTTCTCAGTACCCATTAACGCTGAAAGAAAGAATATCGGGGCGGTACGGCCACATCAGTAATTCTATTGCTGTGGAATTGCTCGGCAGAATCAAGGGGCCACAACTGCAGTATGTAGTAGCTGCTCATTTGTCGAAGGAAAATAATGATCCTAACCTAGTTCGAAAGTTGATTGCGGACGCTTTAGGTTGGAGTGAAGGCCGCATAGATATTGCAACACAGGATCTGGGTGTGGATTGGCGAATTGTAGGTTCAACGTAACGAATTCACGGACTACTTTATTTTCAGTCTCTCAATATATCCCTCGAGCATCCATTGATACAACTTCTCAGAGAAAAAAGTATTCGCTTGAACGTTTTCTCCTTTAATTATTCTCTCATTTGCAAGCAGCTTAAATATAGATTGATCTGATTGAGGTATTTCAAATGTATCTCCAGCGATGAATCCTAGATTGCCTCGATACAGGAATTTGACTGCTGGATGAATTT
It encodes:
- a CDS encoding class I SAM-dependent methyltransferase — translated: MHISSDPSLWVTKCSKLLRPGSKVLDLACGSGRHARYLADRGHSVTAVDKDAESLAQCATFSGIHVIEFDLEIGVWPFLEDKFDGIIVTNYLHRPIMPHIVNGLSDLGVLIYETFMVGNERFGRPSNSEFLLRANELIDVVREKLQVVMYEAGPVSLPKPAYIQRICAVSRDYEFAEKRLPDD
- the dapA gene encoding 4-hydroxy-tetrahydrodipicolinate synthase translates to MLVGSLVAIVTPMYEDGSLDYVSFGRLIDWHIDCGTRGIVVVGTTGESPTVAIDEHTALIEYAVKHVAGRVPVVAGTGANSTAEAIELSVHAQKVGADMSLSVVPYYNKPTQEGLYRHFRKIAESVDIPLILYNVPSRTIADLQNDTVCRLAEVDNVIGIKDATADMARGLDLINRTPKDFVVYSGDDATFMALMMLGSQGVISVTANVVPKEIQLVCDAILAGDYQKARSVNDQLSLLNTNLFVEANPIPVKWALQRMGKIRDGIRLPLTNLDDKFHQTVLESLSHAGIEL
- the bamC gene encoding outer membrane protein assembly factor BamC; translated protein: MNFHYLQKLLLYFLIGILLVACDTISEKRNVDYKSAGVGSRTQSLAIPPELGSITQTDRYAIPGDEETTFSKYAQKKGLDGVVATTTLLPTVPDIRIGREGTYRWLIVDRPVEEIWPVIMEFWMMKGFLISDQSPVTGIIETDWAQENSKTVLTGLQAFLKNIFSSAYSPPERDKFWTRIERISEGEAEIYVSHQGMKKLTMVNSQTVFSGWEETPRDPNAEAKMLYELMLYLGLPEQTVVASGISNEAKPIATLVSIDNESGGYALLVSGPVQRVWGRIGIVLLTLGASLEKRDEARGLYFIRYQDPDGQVVKKGFERLKFWKDKKIVEPMVYQIKVSGDDENSAVTIQDENGQAVHNETEKRILLVLQERLG
- a CDS encoding MBL fold metallo-hydrolase; the encoded protein is MSFKFASLGSGSRGNGLLVSSGEAQVLVDCGFSILETERRLGRLDVDAAQIDAVLVTHEHDDHVGGVAGFAKKYSLPVHCTPGTFLASSKLSNLNSVEPIKGYASFKIKNLLIEPYPVPHDAREPSQFTITCGNKKLGILTDCGSITPHMERQLTGCSALFIEFNHDAEMLKRSQYPLTLKERISGRYGHISNSIAVELLGRIKGPQLQYVVAAHLSKENNDPNLVRKLIADALGWSEGRIDIATQDLGVDWRIVGST